A window of the Scophthalmus maximus strain ysfricsl-2021 chromosome 8, ASM2237912v1, whole genome shotgun sequence genome harbors these coding sequences:
- the LOC118312286 gene encoding OCIA domain-containing protein 1-like has product MSSTTSGNSEEQQRGGAQMPVGMDYVLTAEEKRVFEECDHESFWHRSVPFSVVSMAVTQALVTKGILSSSPRLGSLPKLAFAGFCGLMAGKISYMKTCLEKFKRLENSPLGDEIRQRTGLPLHMSKGPQSEMSDPNTQSFDPGFHPTEAPSQLPNNTRDYEYGFSPEPPMQTGRADDFSAPAPVQSYVDEEEPRRKPILYEDLRLKNRENYEVALTQKAETLMKSTPEKQRERPKIEAKKNIYGDTWDE; this is encoded by the exons ATGTCATCCACCACTTCGGGTAATtcggaggagcagcagcgcgGAGGAGCGCAG ATGCCTGTGGGTATGGACTACGTCCTCACAGCCGAGGAGAAGCGGGTGTTCGAAGAGTGCGACCACGAGAGCTTTTGGCACAGGT CGGTGCCCTTCTCCGTGGTCAGCATGGCTGTCACTCAAGCCCTAGTTACCAAAG GGATCCTGTCTTCGTCGCCAAGGCTTGGATCACTCCCAAAGTTGGCCT TTGCAGGCTTTTGTGGCCTCATGGCTGGGAAGATTTCGTACATGAAGACATGCCTGGAGAAGTTCAAGAGGTTGGAGAACTCCCCTCTGGGAGATGAGAtcagacagaggacaggactGCCTCTACACAT GTCCAAGGGTCCCCAGTCAGAGATGAGCGacccaaacacacagtcatttgaCCCCGGGTTCCACCCAACAGAAGCCCCCAGCCAGTTGCCTAACAACACAAGAGACTACGAATATGGCTTCAGTCCAGAGCCTCCGATGCAAACGGGCAGAGCAGATGACTTCAGCGCCCCAG CGCCAGTCCAGTCATatgtggacgaggaggagcccAGGAGGAAGCCAATCCTCTATGAGGACCTGAGGCTCAAAAACCGAGAGAACTACGAGGTGGCGCTCACCCAGAAGGCAGAGACACTGATGAAATCAACACCTGAGAAGCAGCGAGAAAGACCCAAGATTGAGG caaagaaaaacatctatGGAGACACTTGGGACGAATGA
- the chic2 gene encoding cysteine-rich hydrophobic domain-containing protein 2: MMEDFDEIYEEEEEEEEDEDRAAEEQLLKYAPDPVAVRGSGHVTVFGLSNKFESEFPSALTGKVAPEEFKASINRVNSCLRKTLPVNVRWLLCGCLCCCCTLGFSLWPVICLSKRTRRSIEKLLEWENSRLYHKLCLHWRLSKRKCETNNMMEYVILIEFLPKIPIFRPD; this comes from the exons ATGATGGAGGACTTTGACGAGATctacgaagaggaggaggaggaagaggaggacgaggacaggGCCGCGGAGGAGCAGCTCCTCAAGTACGCTCCGGACCCGGTGGCGGTGCGAGGGTCCGGCCACGTCACTGT GTTTGGGCTCAGTAACAAGTTTGAGTCAGAATTTCCTTCAGCACTTACAGGGAAG GTGGCACCGGAGGAATTCAAAGCCAGTATCAACCGCGTAAACAGCTGCCTGAGGAAGACGTTGCCAGTCAACGTGCGGTGGCTCCTGTGtggctgcctctgctgctgctgcacgttGGGCTTTAGTTTGTGGCCTGTCATCTGCCTCAGCAAGAGG ACGAGAAGATCTATAGAGAAACTCCTGGAGTGGGAGAACAGCAGACTTTACCACAAG TTGTGTTTGCATTGGAGACTGAGCAAAAGGAAGTGTGAAACCAACAACATGATGGAATAT GTAATCCTAATAGAGTTCCTACCTAAAATCCCCATCTTCAGACCGGATTAG
- the rhbdd2 gene encoding rhomboid domain-containing protein 2 has product METMTGTGYFKMLSQVLKDALPVITCGGFTVVLLSCVLFGVQTYFSLTPGLLGVGAVVFQSGHIHRLFVYPLCHTTFAQLLLNAAALLFLGGSLERGIGTVRFLLVFLLLSSGTGLCYSLLELLLLLLLQGDGDGGGQRRAEGLVPAALACVALTTAHSKMTRGFLCGLSFPTVALPWVLLVVATAFVPHCVLPCNIVAVLIGWLYGRGWFSLLHVSEARAAVVEKTPPFRWMRSVCGGTFVPASAEERRKTLLPEINPTPGSYPVQAYAPLSSVNAADASMYEGWPNSTGTPPLHPHAHGSTHSPGPRHGHSSCNHHHHHAHSHG; this is encoded by the coding sequence ATGGAAACAATGACAGGGACGGGTTACTTCAAAATGCTCTCACAAGTTCTGAAAGACGCCCTTCCTGTCATCACCTGCGGGGGCTTCACTGTGGTTCTGCTATCGTGCGTTTTGTTTGGTGTCCAGACATATTTCAGCCTAACCCCGGGGCTGCTCGGCGTCGGCGCCGTCGTTTTCCAAAGCGGACACATCCACCGGCTCTTCGTGTACCCCCTCTGCCACACCACCTTCGCCCAGCTGCTCCTGAACGCCGCAGCCCTGCTGTTCCTCGGCGGCAGCTTGGAGAGAGGTATCGGCACGGTGCGCTTCCTGCtcgtcttcctgctgctgtcgtcCGGCACCGGCCTGTGCTACAGcctcctggagctgctgctgctgctgctgctgcagggcgacggcgacggcggcggccaGAGACGCGCCGAGGGGCTGGTGCCGGCGGCGCTGGCCTGCGTGGCTCTGACCACCGCGCACTCAAAGATGACGAGGGGCTTCCTGTGTGGGCTCAGTTTCCCCACCGTGGCGCTCCCCTGGGTGCTCCTCGTGGTCGCCACCGCCTTCGTGCCCCACTGCGTGCTCCCCTGCAACATCGTCGCCGTCCTGATTGGGTGGCTGTACGGGAGAGGCTGGTTCTCCCTGCTGCACGTGTCCGAGGCCAGGGCCGCTGTTGTGGAGAAGACGCCGCCCTTCAGGTGGATGAGGAGCGTCTGCGGCGGCACGTTTGTCCCCGCGTCAgcggaggaaaggaggaagacaCTGCTGCCAGAGATCAACCCAACACCTGGGTCCTACCCAGTCCAGGCGTACGCTCCGTTGTCCAGCGTTAACGCCGCCGATGCCTCGATGTACGAGGGCTGGCCGAACTCCACCGGCACACCACCTCTCCATCCTCACGCACATGGGTCAACACACAGCCCTGGGCCAAGGCACGGCCACAGCAGCtgcaaccaccatcaccaccatgcTCATAGTCATGGCTGA